Proteins from a genomic interval of Fusarium oxysporum Fo47 chromosome I, complete sequence:
- a CDS encoding killer toxin Kp4/SMK, whose amino-acid sequence MFFSTLTIATALAGLLATASAKGINCQGSGLCPGNKGLLSQALTQLRTKDQNQQWSQNEKLICIESSITIGKPNLCIFYQNIGDRKFTTAQSIQYIEGLLNHGCQACGSIPTDDGNDVSKGELTANMVASGNQKRAIDADAKLTKRRDVEHPSQLFRRQGINCNGGAACRLGGLAGTPRGKISDLYDTISAGNGIFRNGEQIECKPHASGRLCAFYQNIGNRSFNTQQTLEYLNRLLEHGCEVCGSVPTDDGNDVSKGELTVNYVA is encoded by the coding sequence ATGTTCTTCTCAACTCTAACTATTGCCACAGCCCTAGCTGGGTTGCTGGCCACAGCCAGCGCGAAGGGCATCAACTGCCAAGGCAGCGGCCTTTGTCCCGGAAATAAAGGCTTACTGAGCCAAGCTCTGACGCAGCTGCGTACTAAAGACCAGAACCAGCAGTGGTCTCAGAACGAGAAGCTGATCTGCATCGAGTCTTCCATCACTATTGGGAAGCCGAACCTGTGCATCTTCTACCAGAATATTGGCGACCGCAAGTTCACCACCGCGCAGTCTATTCAATACATTGAGGGTTTACTGAACCACGGCTGCCAGGCTTGCGGTAGTATCCCTACGGATGACGGCAACGACGTCTCCAAAGGCGAGCTTACAGCCAACATGGTCGCCTCCGGCAACCAGAAGCGCGCCATCGACGCCGACGCCAAGCTGACAAAGCGTCGCGACGTAGAGCATCCCTCCCAATTGTTCCGCCGCCAGGGCATCAACTGTAACGGAGGAGCTGCATGCCGTCTAGGTGGCCTCGCTGGTACTCCCAGAGGGAAAATCTCGGACCTGTACGACACCATTTCTGCTGGAAACGGTATTTTTAGAAACGGTGAACAGATCGAATGTAAGCCGCACGCAAGCGGCCGCCTCTGTGCCTTCTACCAGAACATCGGCAATCGTTCTTTCAATACTCAGCAGACTCTAGAGTACCTTAACCGCCTGCTCGAACACGGCTGCGAGGTCTGTGGAAGTGTACCAACCGACGATGGCAACGACGTTTCCAAGGGCGAGCTGACTGTCAACTACGTGGCCTAA